One genomic window of Aptenodytes patagonicus chromosome 3, bAptPat1.pri.cur, whole genome shotgun sequence includes the following:
- the TRIM35 gene encoding E3 ubiquitin-protein ligase TRIM35 isoform X3 has protein sequence MLQAPARALRRTGRRRGRCKRCRSPSASDMEKGGSPSASSSVALASSSTATLKEELLCPICYEPFREAVTLCCGHNFCKGCVSRSWEHRHHVCPVCKEASSFDDLRINHTLNNLVEMILKEEGQQQSRAAALCPLHHEEAQLFCLQDKELVCFVCQSSKEHEGHKMRPVQETAVDFRVCEGPEGVSFPQAKLKNMETSLRGKVKDFGAVRRSYESISKHNRVEATRLEEQIRREFEKLHEFLRGEEKALLAQLQEETRHKHGLIEGKVKQLAEESRALLHEAHQLQAELKEDDYTFLMTHKNRKRRIACTAEEPEAVSSGMLLDSAKYLGSLQYNVWKKMLDIITVVPFSFDPNSAAGWLLVSEDLTSVTNRGYKLTVENPERFTSVPCILGSHGFSTGFHTWEVDLGGITNWRVGVARPHGGTHWTFHHDARSGFWYIYRLPGKDSEMCRASNTARSEAALGDLKRIRVELDCDEGELSFYDTDRKTHIYTFHEKFGGTVFPYFYVGGAPVGALPNTLRICPLQVRVHEDVPV, from the exons ATGCTGCAGGCGCCCGCCCGGGCTCTCCGCCGCAcggggcggcggaggggccgcTGCAAGCGCTGCCGCTCGCCTTCGGCAAG cgACATGGAGAAGGGAGGCAGCCCCTCGGCCAGCAGCTCGGTGGCCTTGGCCTCATCCTCCACGGCCACCTTGAAGGAGGAACTACTGTGCCCCATCTGCTACGAGCCTTTCCGGGAAGCCGTGACGCTTTGCTGCGGCCACAACTTCTGCAAGGGCTGCGTGAGCCGTTCCTGGGAGCACCGGCACCACGTGTGCCCCGTCTGCAAGGAGGCCTCCTCGTTCGACGACCTTCGCATCAACCACACGCTCAACAACCTGGTGGAGATGATCCTGAaggaggaagggcagcagcagagccgggCGGCCGCCCTCTGCCCCCTGCATCACGAGGAAGCCCAGCTCTTCTGCCTGCAGGACAAGGAGTTGGTGTGCTTCGTCTGCCAGAGCTCCAAAGAGCACGAAGGGCACAAGATGCGGCCGGTGCAGGAGACGGCGGTGGATTTCAGG GTTTGCGAGGGTCCTGAAGGCGTCTCCTTCCCGCAGGCCAAGCTGAAGAACATGGAGACCTCCCTGCGGGGTAAGGTGAAGGATTTCGGGGCCGTGCGTCGCTCCTACGAGTCCATCTCCAAACACAACCGG GTGGAAGCGACGCGGTTGGAGGAGCAGATCAGGAGGGAGTTTGAGAAGCTGCACGAGTTCCTGCGGGGCGAGGAGAAGGCGCTGCtggcccagctgcaggaggagacgCGGCACAAGCACGGCCTCATCGAGGGCAAGGTgaagcagctggcagaggagaGCCGGGCCCTGCTCCATGAAGCCCACCAGCtccaggcagagctgaaggaggatgaCTACACCTTCCTCATG ACCCACAAGAACCGCAAGCGCAG GATCGCCTGCACGGCTGAGGAGCCAGAGGCCGTCTCCTCGGGGATGCTCCTCGACAGTGCCAAGTACCTGGGCTCACTGCAGTACAACGTGTGGAAGAAGATGCTGGACATCATCACTGTAG TCCCCTTCAGCTTCGACCCCAACTCCGCGGCGGGCTGGCTCTTGGTGTCCGAGGACCTCACCAGCGTCACCAACAGGGGCTACAAGCTGACGGTGGAGAACCCCGAGCGCTTCACCTCAGTCCCCTGCATCCTGGGCTCCCACGGCTTCTCCACCGGTTTCCACACCTGGGAGGTGGACCTGGGCGGCATCACGAACTGGCGGGTGGGGGTGGCCCGGCCACACGGTGGCACCCACTGGACCTTCCACCACGACGCTCGCTCCGGTTTCTGGTATATCTACCGCCTGCCCGGAAAGGACAGCGAGATGTGCCGAGCATCCAACACGGCGCGTTCGGAGGCGGCGCTGGGCGACCTGAAACGGATCCGGGTGGAGCTGGACTGCGACGAAGGGGAGCTCTCCTTCTACGACAC
- the TRIM35 gene encoding E3 ubiquitin-protein ligase TRIM35 isoform X2, whose amino-acid sequence MLQAPARALRRTGRRRGRCKRCRSPSASRGSGKTPLQPPPSIPSLPSDMEKGGSPSASSSVALASSSTATLKEELLCPICYEPFREAVTLCCGHNFCKGCVSRSWEHRHHVCPVCKEASSFDDLRINHTLNNLVEMILKEEGQQQSRAAALCPLHHEEAQLFCLQDKELVCFVCQSSKEHEGHKMRPVQETAVDFRAKLKNMETSLRGKVKDFGAVRRSYESISKHNRVEATRLEEQIRREFEKLHEFLRGEEKALLAQLQEETRHKHGLIEGKVKQLAEESRALLHEAHQLQAELKEDDYTFLMTHKNRKRRIACTAEEPEAVSSGMLLDSAKYLGSLQYNVWKKMLDIITVVPFSFDPNSAAGWLLVSEDLTSVTNRGYKLTVENPERFTSVPCILGSHGFSTGFHTWEVDLGGITNWRVGVARPHGGTHWTFHHDARSGFWYIYRLPGKDSEMCRASNTARSEAALGDLKRIRVELDCDEGELSFYDTDRKTHIYTFHEKFGGTVFPYFYVGGAPVGALPNTLRICPLQVRVHEDVPV is encoded by the exons ATGCTGCAGGCGCCCGCCCGGGCTCTCCGCCGCAcggggcggcggaggggccgcTGCAAGCGCTGCCGCTCGCCTTCGGCAAG CCGGGGATCTGGGAAAACCCCGCTCCAGcctcccccctccatcccctctctccccagcgACATGGAGAAGGGAGGCAGCCCCTCGGCCAGCAGCTCGGTGGCCTTGGCCTCATCCTCCACGGCCACCTTGAAGGAGGAACTACTGTGCCCCATCTGCTACGAGCCTTTCCGGGAAGCCGTGACGCTTTGCTGCGGCCACAACTTCTGCAAGGGCTGCGTGAGCCGTTCCTGGGAGCACCGGCACCACGTGTGCCCCGTCTGCAAGGAGGCCTCCTCGTTCGACGACCTTCGCATCAACCACACGCTCAACAACCTGGTGGAGATGATCCTGAaggaggaagggcagcagcagagccgggCGGCCGCCCTCTGCCCCCTGCATCACGAGGAAGCCCAGCTCTTCTGCCTGCAGGACAAGGAGTTGGTGTGCTTCGTCTGCCAGAGCTCCAAAGAGCACGAAGGGCACAAGATGCGGCCGGTGCAGGAGACGGCGGTGGATTTCAGG GCCAAGCTGAAGAACATGGAGACCTCCCTGCGGGGTAAGGTGAAGGATTTCGGGGCCGTGCGTCGCTCCTACGAGTCCATCTCCAAACACAACCGG GTGGAAGCGACGCGGTTGGAGGAGCAGATCAGGAGGGAGTTTGAGAAGCTGCACGAGTTCCTGCGGGGCGAGGAGAAGGCGCTGCtggcccagctgcaggaggagacgCGGCACAAGCACGGCCTCATCGAGGGCAAGGTgaagcagctggcagaggagaGCCGGGCCCTGCTCCATGAAGCCCACCAGCtccaggcagagctgaaggaggatgaCTACACCTTCCTCATG ACCCACAAGAACCGCAAGCGCAG GATCGCCTGCACGGCTGAGGAGCCAGAGGCCGTCTCCTCGGGGATGCTCCTCGACAGTGCCAAGTACCTGGGCTCACTGCAGTACAACGTGTGGAAGAAGATGCTGGACATCATCACTGTAG TCCCCTTCAGCTTCGACCCCAACTCCGCGGCGGGCTGGCTCTTGGTGTCCGAGGACCTCACCAGCGTCACCAACAGGGGCTACAAGCTGACGGTGGAGAACCCCGAGCGCTTCACCTCAGTCCCCTGCATCCTGGGCTCCCACGGCTTCTCCACCGGTTTCCACACCTGGGAGGTGGACCTGGGCGGCATCACGAACTGGCGGGTGGGGGTGGCCCGGCCACACGGTGGCACCCACTGGACCTTCCACCACGACGCTCGCTCCGGTTTCTGGTATATCTACCGCCTGCCCGGAAAGGACAGCGAGATGTGCCGAGCATCCAACACGGCGCGTTCGGAGGCGGCGCTGGGCGACCTGAAACGGATCCGGGTGGAGCTGGACTGCGACGAAGGGGAGCTCTCCTTCTACGACAC
- the TRIM35 gene encoding E3 ubiquitin-protein ligase TRIM35 isoform X1: MLQAPARALRRTGRRRGRCKRCRSPSASRGSGKTPLQPPPSIPSLPSDMEKGGSPSASSSVALASSSTATLKEELLCPICYEPFREAVTLCCGHNFCKGCVSRSWEHRHHVCPVCKEASSFDDLRINHTLNNLVEMILKEEGQQQSRAAALCPLHHEEAQLFCLQDKELVCFVCQSSKEHEGHKMRPVQETAVDFRVCEGPEGVSFPQAKLKNMETSLRGKVKDFGAVRRSYESISKHNRVEATRLEEQIRREFEKLHEFLRGEEKALLAQLQEETRHKHGLIEGKVKQLAEESRALLHEAHQLQAELKEDDYTFLMTHKNRKRRIACTAEEPEAVSSGMLLDSAKYLGSLQYNVWKKMLDIITVVPFSFDPNSAAGWLLVSEDLTSVTNRGYKLTVENPERFTSVPCILGSHGFSTGFHTWEVDLGGITNWRVGVARPHGGTHWTFHHDARSGFWYIYRLPGKDSEMCRASNTARSEAALGDLKRIRVELDCDEGELSFYDTDRKTHIYTFHEKFGGTVFPYFYVGGAPVGALPNTLRICPLQVRVHEDVPV; the protein is encoded by the exons ATGCTGCAGGCGCCCGCCCGGGCTCTCCGCCGCAcggggcggcggaggggccgcTGCAAGCGCTGCCGCTCGCCTTCGGCAAG CCGGGGATCTGGGAAAACCCCGCTCCAGcctcccccctccatcccctctctccccagcgACATGGAGAAGGGAGGCAGCCCCTCGGCCAGCAGCTCGGTGGCCTTGGCCTCATCCTCCACGGCCACCTTGAAGGAGGAACTACTGTGCCCCATCTGCTACGAGCCTTTCCGGGAAGCCGTGACGCTTTGCTGCGGCCACAACTTCTGCAAGGGCTGCGTGAGCCGTTCCTGGGAGCACCGGCACCACGTGTGCCCCGTCTGCAAGGAGGCCTCCTCGTTCGACGACCTTCGCATCAACCACACGCTCAACAACCTGGTGGAGATGATCCTGAaggaggaagggcagcagcagagccgggCGGCCGCCCTCTGCCCCCTGCATCACGAGGAAGCCCAGCTCTTCTGCCTGCAGGACAAGGAGTTGGTGTGCTTCGTCTGCCAGAGCTCCAAAGAGCACGAAGGGCACAAGATGCGGCCGGTGCAGGAGACGGCGGTGGATTTCAGG GTTTGCGAGGGTCCTGAAGGCGTCTCCTTCCCGCAGGCCAAGCTGAAGAACATGGAGACCTCCCTGCGGGGTAAGGTGAAGGATTTCGGGGCCGTGCGTCGCTCCTACGAGTCCATCTCCAAACACAACCGG GTGGAAGCGACGCGGTTGGAGGAGCAGATCAGGAGGGAGTTTGAGAAGCTGCACGAGTTCCTGCGGGGCGAGGAGAAGGCGCTGCtggcccagctgcaggaggagacgCGGCACAAGCACGGCCTCATCGAGGGCAAGGTgaagcagctggcagaggagaGCCGGGCCCTGCTCCATGAAGCCCACCAGCtccaggcagagctgaaggaggatgaCTACACCTTCCTCATG ACCCACAAGAACCGCAAGCGCAG GATCGCCTGCACGGCTGAGGAGCCAGAGGCCGTCTCCTCGGGGATGCTCCTCGACAGTGCCAAGTACCTGGGCTCACTGCAGTACAACGTGTGGAAGAAGATGCTGGACATCATCACTGTAG TCCCCTTCAGCTTCGACCCCAACTCCGCGGCGGGCTGGCTCTTGGTGTCCGAGGACCTCACCAGCGTCACCAACAGGGGCTACAAGCTGACGGTGGAGAACCCCGAGCGCTTCACCTCAGTCCCCTGCATCCTGGGCTCCCACGGCTTCTCCACCGGTTTCCACACCTGGGAGGTGGACCTGGGCGGCATCACGAACTGGCGGGTGGGGGTGGCCCGGCCACACGGTGGCACCCACTGGACCTTCCACCACGACGCTCGCTCCGGTTTCTGGTATATCTACCGCCTGCCCGGAAAGGACAGCGAGATGTGCCGAGCATCCAACACGGCGCGTTCGGAGGCGGCGCTGGGCGACCTGAAACGGATCCGGGTGGAGCTGGACTGCGACGAAGGGGAGCTCTCCTTCTACGACAC